In a single window of the Acipenser ruthenus chromosome 20, fAciRut3.2 maternal haplotype, whole genome shotgun sequence genome:
- the LOC131698866 gene encoding uncharacterized protein LOC131698866, whose protein sequence is MAEIEDIFKGVEEAIDGAEDDIEDLSEEAQEEIKAEVAEARAEVEELSKVSETLKTLLQYVTTSIPKIVGFVVKNLAIGAILWGVNVILNKSLPDKQQSKDVQRKRAVIKALTAIIKNETGLSEKLLKWMTDHKDDMIQLEEFEVPMESIIQKYIGPVSDAVEQAFKVANSLTKKIDGKTQINIPTAEDIQQFLAAADAFLQAFSNLIQFVSTHVQQIKELKTFPLTQADIDSLKTQLDDAKALPLW, encoded by the exons ATGGCGGAGATAGAAGACATATTTAAGGGAGTTGAAGAAGCCATTGATGGAGCTGAAGATGACATTGAAGACCTATCAGAAGAAGCACAAGaggaaataaaagcagaagtagcTGAAGCACGAGCAGAAGTTGAAGAGCTTTCCAAAGTTAGCGAGACCTTAAAAACCTTGCTTCAATACGTCACAACAAGTATACCAAAAATAGTAGGATTTGTTGTGAAAAATTTAGCTATCGGTGCTATCTTGTGGGGTGTAAATGTTATTCTTAACAAATCGCTTCCCGATAAACAACAATCCAAGGATGTACAGAGAAAGCGTGCTGTGATTAAGGCATTAACCGCaatcattaaaaatgaaacaggcCTCAGTGAAAAGCTCCTAAAGTGGATGACAGACCACAAAGATGATATGATTCAACTGGAAGAATTTGAAGTACCAATGGAATCAATTATTCAGAAATACATTGGACCAGTATCTGAT GCCGTTGAGCAAGCCTTCAAAGTTGCAAACTCACTCACGAAAAAGATTGACGGGAAAACCCAGATCAACATCCCAACAGCAGAAGACATCCAGCAGTTCCTTGCAGCTGCCGATGCATTTCTCCAAGCCTTCAGTAATTTGATTCAGTTTGTCTCCACACATGTTCAACAGATTAAAGAGCTTAAAACCTTTCCATTGACACAGGCAGACATTGACTCTCTTAAAACTCAGCTGGATGATGCTAAGGCCTTACCTTTGtggtaa
- the LOC131696497 gene encoding uncharacterized protein LOC131696497: protein MAEIEDIFEGVEEAIDGAEDDIEDLSEEAQEEIKAEVAEARAEVEELSKVSETLKTLLQYVTTSIPKIVGFVVKNLAIGAILWGVNVILNKLLPDKQQSKDVQRKRAVIKALTAIIKNETGLSEKLLKWMTDHKDDMIQLEEFEVPMESIIQKYIGPVSDAVEQAFKVANSLTKKIDGKTQINIPTAEDIQQFLAAADAFLQAFSNLIQFVSTHVQQIKELKTFPLTQADIDSLKTQLDDAKALPLW from the exons ATGGCGGAGATAGAAGACATATTTGAGGGAGTTGAAGAAGCCATTGATGGAGCTGAAGATGACATTGAAGACCTATCAGAAGAAGCACAAGaggaaataaaagcagaagtagcTGAAGCACGAGCAGAAGTTGAAGAGCTTTCCAAAGTTAGCGAGACCTTAAAAACCTTGCTTCAATACGTCACAACAAGTATACCAAAAATAGTAGGATTTGTTGTGAAAAATTTAGCTATCGGTGCTATCTTGTGGGGTGTAAATGTTATTCTTAACAAATTGCTTCCCGATAAACAACAATCCAAGGATGTACAGAGAAAGCGTGCTGTGATTAAGGCATTAACCGCaatcattaaaaatgaaacaggcCTCAGTGAAAAGCTCCTAAAGTGGATGACAGACCACAAAGATGATATGATTCAACTGGAAGAATTTGAAGTACCAATGGAATCAATTATTCAGAAATACATTGGACCAGTATCTGAT GCCGTTGAGCAAGCCTTCAAAGTTGCAAACTCACTCACGAAAAAGATTGACGGGAAAACCCAGATCAACATCCCAACAGCAGAAGACATCCAGCAGTTCCTTGCAGCTGCCGATGCATTTCTCCAAGCCTTCAGTAATTTGATTCAGTTTGTCTCCACACATGTTCAACAGATTAAAGAGCTTAAAACCTTTCCATTGACACAGGCAGACATTGACTCTCTTAAAACTCAGCTGGATGATGCTAAGGCCTTACCTTTGtggtaa